From Mycobacterium colombiense CECT 3035:
CGCCAACACCAGGCTGCGCAGCGACGCGCTGCCGGGGGCCGTTCTTCAGGGCGCGCGCATCGGGCGAGCCGGATGCGCGGTGAAGGAGCGCCAGGCCGAACTCGATGAGCTGGCGAGAAAGTTAGCGAAACCCGAGCTGTAGCGGCCCGGGCGGATCTCGGCGGTTCAAGCCAGTGGGCCCGCGACGTCGGCACCCCGCCGGTTTGCCGATGTCATGCCACGCGTTTTGCCAGGTCGACCGGCGTCGTTACCCGCAGACGCCGAAAGCGACAGATAACGTTTTTATAAACACGGCATTACTTGTGGATTCCGACATCCGCCGCACGGCCGCAAAGACTGACGCGGTTGCGCTACCGGCGAGTAACTACGTGAGCCGGCCATGAATGGCGTTGGGCGATCGGGCCCGCCAATCTCGGCGGGGGCGCCGGTCTGCAATGCCCGCCATTTCCCGCTCGTTCTCGCCAGTCACGGCTCGCACCGGCCAACCCGGCTCCGGCGGCTCGAAGTAGTCTTACCTGGCCCGTGACGCTGCCGCCGATGGACCGGTGAGGTCGGGCGGATCCACAGCCGATACGCGAAGCCGGAGGTGCCCGATGGCCCAGTCCGAAGTCATCCATTACCACGTCACCAACCGCGTCGCGCTCATCACCGTCAACGATCCCGATCGCCGCAACGCGATCACGGCCGAGTCGTCCGCGCACCTGCGCCAGGCCGTCGAGCGGGCCGAAGCCGACCCCGACGTGCACGCGGTGGTGGTCACCGGGGCGGGCAAGGCGTTCTGCGCGGGCGCCGATCTCGCTGCCCTCGGCGCTGCCGGCGGCGGAGCGGCCGAGACGGGCCTGCAACAGCTTTATGACGGTTTCATGGCCGTCGGCGGTTGCCGGCTGCCCACCATCGCCGCGGTCAACGGCGCCGCGGTGGGCGCGGGGCTGAATCTGGCCCTGGCGGCCGACGTGCGCATCGCCGGACCGGCCGCCGTTTTCGACGCGCGATTCCAGAAGCTGGGGCTCCACCCCGGCGGCGGTGCGACGTGGATGCTGCAGCGCGCGGTCGGCCCGCAGGTCGCCCGGGCGGCCCTGCTGTTCGGCATGCGCTTCGACGCCGACGCCGCCGTGCGACACGGCTTGGCACTGACCGTGGCCGACGATCCGGTCGCCGCGGCGCTGGAGCTGGCCGCCGGCCCGGCGGCGGCTCCGCGGGAAGTGGTGCTGGCGACCAAGGCCACCATGCGCGCCACCGTCAGCCCGGGATCGCTGGACAACGAGCAGCACGAACTCGCGATGCGCGCCGAACTCGGGCCGCAGTCCTATTCCATCCAATCACCGGAATTCGCAGAGCGTTTGGCCGCTGCGCAACGCCGCTAGAGCCGCGAGAGCTACAGATCCAGTAGCGCGGTTTCGGGTGACTCGATCAGATCCCTGAGCTCGCAGACGAATCGGGCGGCCTGGGCGCCGTCGGCGATGCGATGGTCGAACACACACGTCAACGACATCGTCGGGCGCGCGACGATCTCTGCGCCCCGCACGACGGGCCGCGGCTTGATCGCACCCATGCCCAGGATGGCCGCTTCGGGATGGTTGATCACCGGCACCCCGTCGTCCGCGCCCAGCGCCCCGAAATTCGTCACGGTGAACGTCGAGCCCCGCAATTCCCCGGGCCCCAGGCTGCCCGCACGCGCACCGGAGATCAATTCAGCTGCGCGGCCGGCTAATTCGCGAGTGGTCTTGGTGTGGGCGTCGACGACCACCGGGACGAGCAGCCCGCGTTCGGTGGCCGTGGCGATGCCCAGGTGCACCCGGTGATCGACGCGCACCTGCGGCCCCTGCGGGGAGTCGGCCCAGGTCGAGTTCAGCATCTCGTGGTGACGCAGCGCGATGACAAGCAAACGCAGCACGAGCGCGAACGGCGTGATGGTCTCCTCCGCCGACCGGAACCGGCCGGAGAGCCGGACCAGCTCGGTGCAGTCGACCTCGACACCGACCTTGGCCGCGGGAATCTCCCTGTGCGACAGCGTCATTCTCTCCGCCATCCGGGCCTGCACACCCAGGACCGGCCGAACGTCGGCGCCGTTGCCGTTGCCGCGGGCCGCCGACAACACGTCCTCCCGGGTGATGATGGCACCGGCGCCGTGCTGCACCGAGTTGAGGTCCACCATCAACTCCTTGGCCAACTTGCGCACCGGAGGGGCGGCGAGCGGACGGGTGGTGCGCCGGCTGGTGTCGATGCCGGAGTCGGCGCCATAACCGACCAACGTGGGCGCCTCGGTTTCGACTGACGGCAGGTCACCGTCCAGCGGCGCCGTGTCGATCCGCAGCAACACCGCCCCGACGTCGATCACATCGCCTTCGGCGCCGTTGCGTTCGACGATCCGCCCGGCGTACGGGCTCGGGATCTCCACTTCGGCCTTGGCGGTCTCCACCGTGCACAGCAGCTGATTGAGTTCGACGTCGTCGCCGACCGCCACGTGCCATTGGGTCACCGTGACTTCTTCCAGTCCCTCGCCGAGGTCGGGGACCCGAAACGACTTGACCCGCTCGTCGCTCATGGCTGCGCCAACACCCGTTCGACGCAATCCAGCAGCCGGTCGGGACCGGGCAGCCACCACTTCTCCAGCCGCGCCGGCGGGTACGGGGTGTCAAACCCGCAGGCGCGCAACACCGGCGCCTCCAGCTCGTAGAACAACTCCTCCTGAATTCGGGCGGCCAGACCGGCCCCATACCCCAGGCTGCGCGGCCCCTCGTGCATCACCACGCAACGCCCGGTGCGGTGGATCGACGAGGCGACGGTGTCGAAATCCAGCGGCACCAGCGACCGCAGATCGATGACCTCCAGGCTCCAACCACGTTCCCGCTGCGCGTCTTCCGCGGTATTGACCGCCGTGCCGACCAGGCTGCCGTAGGTCACGACGGTCACGTCGGCGCCGGGGCGGCGCACCATCGCCTGGCCGATCGGCGGTTCGGGCCGGGTGACGTCGACCAGGCCGCGACCCTGATACCGGCGCTTGGGCTCCAAATACATGACCGGATCCGGACAGGTGATCGCGTGGCGCAGCAGCCAATACGCGTCGGCCGGGCTGGACGGCACCACCACTTTCAGGCCGGCGGTGTGGGCCCAGTACGACTCGGTGGAGTCCGAATGATGCTCGGCGGCACCGATTCCCCCGAATGACGGGATGCGGACCGTCACCGGCATGTTGATTTCGCCGCGGGTGCGCGTGCGGTACTTGGCCAGGTGGCTGACCACCTGATCGAATGCCGGATAGGAAAACCCGTCGAACTGGATCTCGGGTACCGGCACGAAGCCGCGCAGCGCCAGCCCCACCGCGATCCCGATGATGGCGGACTCGGCCAGTGGCGTGTCAAAGCAGCGGCTTTCGCCGAACGCCGAGGCCAGTCCCTCGGTAACCCGAAACACCCCGCCCTCGACCGAGACGTCCTCGCCGAACACCAGCACCCGGTCATCGGCGGCCATCGCGTCGTGCAGCGCGCGGTTGAGCGCCTGCACCATGGTCAACGACTGCGCGACGTCCTGCACTGCCGCGGTGAGTGTTTCGTCGTGGCCGGCCGGGCGATCAGCGAGCTGGGTCATGGACGCCTCTCAATCACTTCGGTCGAGTTCGGCCCGCAGCTGCCTGCGCTGCGCCTGTAGTCCCGGCGTGATCTCGGCGTACACCGACGTGAACACCTCGTCGATGTCGAAATCGGGTGCGTCGAACACTGCGTCGCGCAATTCGGCCCGCATCCGCTTCGCGCGGGCGGCGACCCGTTCTTCCAGTCGCTGCGACCACAGGCCCTGCCCTTGCAGGTAATTGCGGTACCGCGCGATCGGTTCCAGCGCGGCCCAGTGGTCGACTTCGTCTTGCGTGCGGTACCGACTCGGATCATCGGATGTGGTGTGCGGGGCCAGGCGGTAGGTGACCGCCTCGATCAATGTCGGGCCGCCGCCGGCGCGGGCGCGTGCGGCGGCCTCGGCGGTCACCGCATAGCAGGCCAACACGTCATTGCCGTCCACCCGGATTCCGGGCATACCGTAGCCGATTGCCTTGTGCGCCAATGACGGAGCGGCGGTCTGCTTGGATATCGGCACCGAGATCGCCCACTGGTTGTTCTGCACGAAAAACACGCAGGGCGTGGTGAACACTGCCGCGAAGTTCAGCGCCTCGTGAACATCCCCCACGCTGGTGGCACCGTCGCCGAGGAACGCCATGGTCACCGAATCCTCGCCCAGGCGTTGGGCGGCCATCGCCGCCCCCACCGCGTGCAGGGTCTGGGTGCCGATCGGAATCGACAGCGGGGCGCAGCACTTCTTGGTGAAGTCCAGGCCGCCATGCCAGGTTCCGCGCCACGCGGCCCCCACGTGCCCTGGCGGGATGCCGCGCACCAAAAATGCTCCGAGTTCCCGGTATTGGGGAAACAACCAGTCCGTCTTGCGCAGGCAGGCCGCGGCACCGACCTGGGCGGCTTCCTGCCCGTGGCAGGAGGCGAACAGCCCTAGCTCGCCTTGCCGCTTGAGGTTGACGAATTCGCCGTCCAGCTCGCGGGTGACCACCATCATCTCGTAGAGCCAGCTCAGCGTCTCCGCGGGAAGCTCACGGCTGTAGCGATCTTCGGGCGTCGGTGAGCCATCGGGCGCGACGAGCTGCACCGGCTCGAGATCGACAGTCATCGGCACCGAAGACACTTGCGCCACACCGCCTCCCTCGCCGGGGTGCCGCGTGGCCCGATGAGCCACAGCGGATCCCGGCACACGGTCAGCCGGGACCTACCGCGAGCGGAGATCAATCGCCAGTTACACGAAAGGCTTCGCTCGCCGCGACACTGACGTACTCCCCATTATGCGCTCAAATGAGAAGAGACCGGGCTGATTGCGACGACGCCGCAGCGTGTCGCGCCTCGCCGCGCGGGCCTGCCCCGGTGTCACTCGGGGACGGTCTCACCCGCCCTGCGCAATGTCATCTGCGCGTGCTTGAGCACCGGCGAGTCGACCATCTGCCCCTCGAACGCGAAGACCCCGCGCTCGGAGCGCGCCGCCGCCAGCACCCGTCGTGCCCAGTCCAGCCGCTCCTCGCTGGGGCGATACGCCGCGCGCACCACCGCGATCTGGCTCGGGTGGATGCACACCGTTCCGGCGAAGCCCAGCGCGACGGCGTCCTCGGCCTCGTCCCGCAGGCCGTCGAGGTCCCGGATGTCCAGGTGCACCGCGTCGAGCGCGACCCTGCCGAAGGTGGACGCCGTGAGCAGGGCCGTCGACCGGACGTGATGGGCGACGTCGCGGTAGCTGCCGTCGGCCTTGCGGCTGGAGCTGCCGCCGAGCGTGGCGACCAGGTCCTCGGCGCCCCACATCAGCGCGACGGTGCCCGGTGCCGCCGCGATCTCGGTGGCGAACACCGCACCGCGCGGCGTCTCCAGCAGCGCGATCACCTCGCGCGGCGCCAGTGCCGTCACCTGGGCGGCGGATTCGGTCTTGGACAGCATCACGGTGGTGTACGCGGTGCCGGCGAGGGCCTCGAGGTCGAGCGGGTATTCGGCGGTGTCGGCCGCGTTGATCCGCACCACGGTGCGCTCGGGGTCCAGCGGCGTCTCCCGCAACGCCTTGCGCGCCGCGGGCTTGTCCGCCTCGGCCACGCCGTCCTCGAGGTCGAGGATCACCACGTCGGCGGCGGCGGCGGCCTTGGCGAAGCGTTCTGGACGGTCGGCCGGGCAGAACAGCCAGCCGGGCCCAGCGGCTTGCAGGTTCACGCGGTCCCCTCCTCGCTCGGGCGCTTTTGCACCAGCGTGGTGCGCACGGCCCGCGCGACGACGTCGCCGTGCTGGTTGCGCCCCGTGTGCTCGAGGGTGACGATGCCCTCGCCGGGCCGGCTCTTCGATTCGCGCTTGCCCGTGCACACGGTCTCCGCGTACAGGGTGTCGCCGTGGAACACCGGCTTGGGGAAGGACACCTCGGAGAAGCCCAGGTTGGCCACGATGGTGCCGAGCGTCAGCTGCGACACCGACAATCCCACCACAGTGGACAGGGTGAACATGGAGTTCACCAGCCGTTCGCCGCGAAAGCCCGGCTGCTCGGCCGCCCACGCCGCGTCGAGGTGCAGCGACTGGGTGTTCATGGTCAGCGTGGTGAACAAGACGTTGTCGGCCTCGGTGACCGTCCGGCCGGGGCGGTGCAGGTAGGTGGTGCCGATCTCGTACTCCTCAAACCACAAGCCGCGCTGGACAACCGACTTGCCGCCTTGGTCGGTCACGAGAGCCCCAGCGATCGCGCGATCAGCATCAACTGCACTTCGGTGGTCCCTTCGCCGATTTCGAGGATCTTGCTGTCGCGGTAGTGCCGCGCCACCGGATATTCGTTCATGAAGCCGTAGCCCCCGTGGATCTGGGTCGCGTCGCGGGCGTTGTCCATCGCCGCCTCCGAGGCGATCATCTTCGCGATAGCCGCCTCCTTCTTGAAGGGTTTGCCCGCCAACATCTTTGCCGCCGCATCGTAGTAGGCGGTGCGCGCCACGTGGGCCCGCGCCTCCATCCGCGCGATCTTGAAGCTGATCGCCTGGTAGGCGCCGATCGGCTGGCCGAACGCCTGGCGTTCCTTGGCGTACTTGACGCTTTCGTCGACGCAGCCCTGCGCCGCTCCGGTCGCCAGCGCGGCGATCGCGATGCGGCCCTCGTCCAGGATCGACAGGAAACCCGAGTAGCCGGTGCCGCGGGCACCCAGCAGGTTCTCCTCCGGGACGCGGGCGTCGTCGAAGCTGAGCGGGTGGGTGTCCGACGCGTTCCAGCCGACCTTGCTGTACACCGGTTCGACGGTGAATCCCGGTGTGCCGCTGGGCACGATGATCGAGGAGATCTCCTTCTTGCCGTTCGCGGCGGTTCCGGTGACGGCGGTGACGGTGACCAGCGAGGTGATGTCGGTGCCGGAGTTGGTGATGAATTGCTTGCTGCCGTTGATCACCCAGTCGCCGTTGTCGAGGCGCGCGGTGGTGCGGGTCCCGCCGGCGTCCGAGCCCGCCCCGGGCTCGGTGAGCCCGAAGCCGGCGAGCGCGCGGCCGGCGGTCAGGTCCGGCAGCCACTTCTGCTTTTGCTCCTCGGTGCCGAACCGGTAGATCGGCATCGCGCCGAGGCTGGCGCCGGCCTCCAGCGTGATGGCCACCGACTGGTCGACCTTGCCGAGTTCCTCGAGCGCCAGCGACAACGCGAAGTAGTCGCCGCCCATGCCGCCGTACTCCTCGGGGAACGGCAGGCCGAACAGGCCCATCTCGCCCATCTTGGCCACGACTTCGTACGGGAAGCTGTGCTCCTCATCGTGTTTGGCCGACACCGGGGCAACCACGGTGCGCGCGAACTCCGCGACCGTGTCGCGAAGGTCCTGATACTCCTTGGGTAACGCCCCCGCGGTAATGGATGTGGTCATGATGCGTCCTTACTCGAATCGGCTGCCGCGCTGGGCTCTTCGGGCACCAGCCGGGCCAGCACCTGATCCACCGTCACCTGGTCGCCGACGGAGACCAGCACCTCCACCTGACCGGAAACCGGTGCGGCAAGCGAATGTTCCATCTTCATCGCCTCGACGACGACCACCACGTCGCCCTCGGAAACGTCGGTGCCCGAAGATGCCTGAACCGCGATCACGCTGCCGGGCATCGGGCTGACGATCTCGGCCCGCTGCGCGCCCGCGGCGCGGTGGATCTTGTTCTCCTCGGCCTCACGCAGGTGCCAGGTTCCACGCTCGTCGGCGATCCAGAGGTGCCGGTCGGCCTCGGCCCAACGGTAGTCCCGTCGCACCCCGTCCAGTGTCACGCTCATCCGCGTCGCCTCGACTTGTGCTGCGGCGGAGAGTGTTTCGCCCTCACCGACCTGCACTGTGGCCGCCTCGGGCGGCCCCCACACCGAGACCGTCTCACTGCGCAGCGGGGTGCGCATGTCGGTGCGAACCGGGGCCGGGCTACCCCCCACGCGCCAGCCCGTCGGCGCCGCCCAGGCGTTGCCCGCGAAGCGGCGAGCCCACAGCGCCAAGGCCGATTGCCGATAGAGGCCCGCCGCCGCCAGCACGTCGTCGGGGGCCGGCAGCGGGGCGTAGTCGGCCAGCCGCTCGTCCAGCAGCGCGGTGTCCAGGTCGCCGGCCTGCACCCGCTCGTCGGCGAGCAGGAACCGGAGGAATTCGATGTTGGTCACCACACCCAGGATCGCGGTTCGGCTCAACGCCCGGTCGAGCTTCGCCAGCGCCTCGGCGCGGTCGCCGCCGTGGGCGATCACCTTGCTCAGCATCGGGTCGTAGTCGCTGCCGACCAGCGTGCCCGCCAGCAGCGAGGAGTCGACCCGCACACCAGCACCGGACGGCTCGGACACCTGCAGCACCCGCCCACCCGTCGGCAGGAAGCCCCGGGCCGGATCCTCGGCATACACCCGGGCCTCGATGGCGTGCCCGCGCAGTTCGATGTCGTCCTGGGCGAATCCCAGCTTCTCCCCGGCGGCCACCCGAAGCTGCCACTCGACCAGGTCCAGCCCGGTGACGGCCTCGGTGACCGGATGCTCGACCTGCAGGCGGGTGTTCATCTCCATGAAGAAGAACTCGTCGGGCCGGTCCGCGGAGACGATGAACTCGACGGTGCCCGCGCCGACGTACTCGACGCTGCGCGCGGTGTTGCAGGCGGCCGCCCCGATGCGCGCCCGCGTCGCCTCGTCGAGCAGCGGCGACGGCGCCTCCTCGATCACCTTCTGGTGACGGCGCTGCAGGCTGCATTCGCGCTCGGCGAGGTGCACGACGTTGCCGTGCGTGTCCGCGAGCACCTGGACCTCGATGTGCCTGGGCCGCAACACGAATCGCTCCAGGAACAGGGTGTCGTCCCCGAACGACGACGCCGCCTCGCGCCGCGCGCCCACCAGCGCCTCGCGCAGCCTGCCCGGTTCCTCCACCAACCGCATGCCCTTGCCGCCACCGCCGGCCGACGGTTTGATCAGCACCGGGTATCCGACCTCGTCCGCGGCCGCGACCAGCTCGTCGTCGCTCAGCCCGGGCCTGGCGACACCGGGCACCACCGGGACGTCGAAGGCGGCCACGGCGTTCTTGGCGGTGATCTTGTCGCCCATCACCTGGATCGCCTGGGCCGGCGGCCCCAGGAACACCACCCCGGCCCGCTCGCAGGCCGCGGCGAAATCGGCGTTCTCGGAGAGGAATCCGTAGCCGGGGTGGATCGCTTGCGATCCGGTGCGCGCGGCCGCCCCGACGACCTTGTCGATGTTCAGGTAGCTCTCGCGCGCCGCCGCGGGGCCCAGCCGCACCGCTTCGTCGGCCTCGAGCACGTGCCGCGCGCTCTCGTCGGGATCGCTGTAGACGGCGACCGAGCGGATGCCCAGCCGGCGCAGGGTCCGGATCACGCGCACCGCGATCTCGCCGCGGTTGGCCACTAGTACGGTCTCGAACACTGCACTCACATCCGAAAGACGCCGTAGGAGACGGGTTCCAGCGGCGCTTGGGCGCACACCGAAAGAGCCAGCCCGACAAAGGTTCTGGTGTCGGCGGGGTCGATGATCCCGTCGTCCCACAGCCGGGCCGTGGAATAGTAGGGGTTGCCCTGACTTTCGTACTGCTCGCGAATGGGCGCCTTGAACGCCTCTTCCTCATCGGCCGACCACGGCTTGCCCGCGCCGGCGAGTTGCTCGCCGCGCACGGTGGCCAGCACCGACGCGGCCTGTTCTCCGCCCATCACCGAGATGCGGGCGTTGGGCCACATCCACAGGAAACGCGGCGAATACGCCCGGCCGCACATCGAATAGTTGCCGGCTCCATAGGATCCACCGATTACCACGGTCAGCTTGGGCACTCGCGCGCAGGCCACGGCGGTGACCATCTTGGCGCCGTGCTTGGCGATGCCGCCGGCCTCGTAGTCACGGCCGACCATGAAGCCGGCGATGTTCTGCAAGAACAGCAGCGGGATCTTGCGCTTGTCGCACAACTCGATGAAATGCGCGCCCTTCAGGGCGGATTCGCTGAAGAGCACGCCGTTGTTGGCCACGATGCCCACGGGGTGGCCGTGAATGTGGGCGAACGCGGTCACCAGCGTCTTGCCGTAGTTGGCCTTGAATTCGCTGACTTCGCCGCCGTCGACCAGTCGCACGATGACCTCGTGCACGTCGTAGGGCACCCGCGGATCCGGGGGAACGACGTCGTAGAGCTCCGTCTGGGCGCACCGGGGCGGGACCGGGGATCGCACCTCCCACGGGCTGGGCCCGCGCGGGCCGAACGTGGCCGCGATCGCGCGCACGATCCGCAGCGCGTGCTCGTCGTCCTCGGCGAGGTGGTCGGTGACGCCGGAGACCCGGGAGTGCAGGTCGCCGCCGCCGAGGTCTTCGGCCGACACGATCTCGCCGGTCGCCGCCTTGACCAGGGGCGGACCCCCCAGGAAGATGGTGCCCTGCTCGCGGACGATGACGGCCTCGTCGCTCATGGCGGGCACGTAGGCGCCGCCGGCCGTGCAGGAACCGAGCACGGCGGCCACTTGCGGAATCTCCTTGGCGCTCATGGTCGCCTGGTTGTAGAAGATGCGCCCGAAGTGCTCGCGGTCGGGGAAGACCTCGTCCTGGCGGGGCAGGAACGCACCCCCCGAGTCCACCAGGTAGATGCACGGGAGCCGATTCTGCAGCGCCACCTCTTGGGCGCGCAGATGCTTTTTGACCGTCATCGGGTAGTAGGTGCCGCCCTTGACCGTCGCGTCGTTGGCCACGATCACGCACTCGCGATCCGACACGCGGCCGATGCCGGTGATGATCCCGGCCCCGGGAGATTCGTCGCCGTACATGCCGTCCGCGGCCAGCGGGGAGAGCTCCAAAAACGGGCTGCCCGGGTCGAGGAGGCGGTCCACCCGTTCGCGGGGCAGCAGTTTGCCGCGGCTGACGTGACGTTCCCGTGCGCGCTCGTTGCCACCCAATGCGGCCGCCGCCAGCTTGGCGTTCAACTCGCCCACCAGCCGGCGGTGCTCATCGGCGAACGACGCCTCGGCCTTGGCGGGTGAGGTCACCACGTTGTCCATCGCCGCAGCAGCCTCCTTGCCGTCGTGCGGGCGCGCTTTGAGTTAATGCTCATTAACTCAAGGGCCGAGAATACCATTGCCGTCGTTAGCGGTCCAGGGAGCACCGCGGCCGGCACAAATCCCGAGTTAATCGTGAATAACTCGTGCTAGGTTGGGGCCAGTTGACCAGACGGAGGTCCGTCATGACAGCGTCCGCCTCCGAGGGCCAGGCCGGTCCCGCTGACGCCCCAAATCGCCGAAGTCAGTTGAAGTCCGACCGTCGGCTACAACTGCTGTCCGCCGCCGAGCGATTGTTCGCCGAGCGCGGGTTCCTCGCGGTGCGGCTGGAAGACATCGGGGCGGCCGCCGGGGTGAGCGGTCCGGCCATCTACCGGCATTTCCCGAACAAGGAGTCGCTGCTGGTCGAGTTGCTGGTGGGCATCAGCACCCGGCTGCTCGCCGGCGCCCGGCAGGTGCAGGCGGGCAGCCGCGACGCGGCCGCGGCCCTCGACGGGCTGATCGACTTCCATCTGGACTTCGTGTTCAACGAGCCCGACCTGATTCGCATCCAGGATCGCGACCTCGCATACCTGCCGGCGGCCGCCGAAAAGCAGGTGCGCAAATCCCAGCGGCAATACGTCGAGGTCTGGGTGGGCGTGCTGCGGGAGCTCAACCCGGAGCTGGCCGAGGCCGATGCCCGGCTGGCCGCGCACGCCGTGTTCGGGCTGCTGAACTCGACGCCGCACAGCATGAAATCCCCGGATACCTCGCGCAGCAAGACCGTCCGCGCGGCGAGGTCACGCGCCGTGATGCGGGCGATGACAGTGGCCGCGCTCGCGGCCGGAAATCAGTGCCCGTGAGCGCTGCGCCGTAAGGTGACTCAGGGGCTTAACACCGAGCCCAGGTACCCTGCAAGCCATGAGGTGGACATGAACGATTCACGTCCCACCGAGCGGTTTCCTACATCGCGGCCGGGGCCACAGCCACCGAGGTACGCGCCGCCGGCCGACCCCGCGTACGCCGACCAGATGCCCTACGCGCAGAGCTACGGCGGGGCGACGCCGCCCTGGGCGCCCACCCCGAACGACGCGAACACCACCAAGCAGCTGCCCGCGTACTGGCAGCAGGACCTGCCCCCGTCGGGCGACCTGCCGCCGGACCTGGCTCCCCCGCCGCCCAGCGGCCCGAAATCGTCACGCTGGTTGTGGCTCGGCGCCGGCGCGGCGGTGCTGCTGGTCGTCGCGCTGGTGATTGCCCTGGTGCTGGCGAACAACGCGATCAAGACCCAGACCGCCGTCCCGCCGCTGCCGGCGATGCCG
This genomic window contains:
- a CDS encoding acetyl-CoA carboxylase biotin carboxylase subunit, yielding MFETVLVANRGEIAVRVIRTLRRLGIRSVAVYSDPDESARHVLEADEAVRLGPAAARESYLNIDKVVGAAARTGSQAIHPGYGFLSENADFAAACERAGVVFLGPPAQAIQVMGDKITAKNAVAAFDVPVVPGVARPGLSDDELVAAADEVGYPVLIKPSAGGGGKGMRLVEEPGRLREALVGARREAASSFGDDTLFLERFVLRPRHIEVQVLADTHGNVVHLAERECSLQRRHQKVIEEAPSPLLDEATRARIGAAACNTARSVEYVGAGTVEFIVSADRPDEFFFMEMNTRLQVEHPVTEAVTGLDLVEWQLRVAAGEKLGFAQDDIELRGHAIEARVYAEDPARGFLPTGGRVLQVSEPSGAGVRVDSSLLAGTLVGSDYDPMLSKVIAHGGDRAEALAKLDRALSRTAILGVVTNIEFLRFLLADERVQAGDLDTALLDERLADYAPLPAPDDVLAAAGLYRQSALALWARRFAGNAWAAPTGWRVGGSPAPVRTDMRTPLRSETVSVWGPPEAATVQVGEGETLSAAAQVEATRMSVTLDGVRRDYRWAEADRHLWIADERGTWHLREAEENKIHRAAGAQRAEIVSPMPGSVIAVQASSGTDVSEGDVVVVVEAMKMEHSLAAPVSGQVEVLVSVGDQVTVDQVLARLVPEEPSAAADSSKDAS
- a CDS encoding acyl-CoA dehydrogenase family protein, translated to MTTSITAGALPKEYQDLRDTVAEFARTVVAPVSAKHDEEHSFPYEVVAKMGEMGLFGLPFPEEYGGMGGDYFALSLALEELGKVDQSVAITLEAGASLGAMPIYRFGTEEQKQKWLPDLTAGRALAGFGLTEPGAGSDAGGTRTTARLDNGDWVINGSKQFITNSGTDITSLVTVTAVTGTAANGKKEISSIIVPSGTPGFTVEPVYSKVGWNASDTHPLSFDDARVPEENLLGARGTGYSGFLSILDEGRIAIAALATGAAQGCVDESVKYAKERQAFGQPIGAYQAISFKIARMEARAHVARTAYYDAAAKMLAGKPFKKEAAIAKMIASEAAMDNARDATQIHGGYGFMNEYPVARHYRDSKILEIGEGTTEVQLMLIARSLGLS
- a CDS encoding HpcH/HpaI aldolase/citrate lyase family protein, giving the protein MNLQAAGPGWLFCPADRPERFAKAAAAADVVILDLEDGVAEADKPAARKALRETPLDPERTVVRINAADTAEYPLDLEALAGTAYTTVMLSKTESAAQVTALAPREVIALLETPRGAVFATEIAAAPGTVALMWGAEDLVATLGGSSSRKADGSYRDVAHHVRSTALLTASTFGRVALDAVHLDIRDLDGLRDEAEDAVALGFAGTVCIHPSQIAVVRAAYRPSEERLDWARRVLAAARSERGVFAFEGQMVDSPVLKHAQMTLRRAGETVPE
- a CDS encoding dihydrolipoamide acetyltransferase family protein, which produces MSDERVKSFRVPDLGEGLEEVTVTQWHVAVGDDVELNQLLCTVETAKAEVEIPSPYAGRIVERNGAEGDVIDVGAVLLRIDTAPLDGDLPSVETEAPTLVGYGADSGIDTSRRTTRPLAAPPVRKLAKELMVDLNSVQHGAGAIITREDVLSAARGNGNGADVRPVLGVQARMAERMTLSHREIPAAKVGVEVDCTELVRLSGRFRSAEETITPFALVLRLLVIALRHHEMLNSTWADSPQGPQVRVDHRVHLGIATATERGLLVPVVVDAHTKTTRELAGRAAELISGARAGSLGPGELRGSTFTVTNFGALGADDGVPVINHPEAAILGMGAIKPRPVVRGAEIVARPTMSLTCVFDHRIADGAQAARFVCELRDLIESPETALLDL
- a CDS encoding MaoC family dehydratase; translation: MAGALVTDQGGKSVVQRGLWFEEYEIGTTYLHRPGRTVTEADNVLFTTLTMNTQSLHLDAAWAAEQPGFRGERLVNSMFTLSTVVGLSVSQLTLGTIVANLGFSEVSFPKPVFHGDTLYAETVCTGKRESKSRPGEGIVTLEHTGRNQHGDVVARAVRTTLVQKRPSEEGTA
- the bkdB gene encoding 3-methyl-2-oxobutanoate dehydrogenase subunit beta; this encodes MTQLADRPAGHDETLTAAVQDVAQSLTMVQALNRALHDAMAADDRVLVFGEDVSVEGGVFRVTEGLASAFGESRCFDTPLAESAIIGIAVGLALRGFVPVPEIQFDGFSYPAFDQVVSHLAKYRTRTRGEINMPVTVRIPSFGGIGAAEHHSDSTESYWAHTAGLKVVVPSSPADAYWLLRHAITCPDPVMYLEPKRRYQGRGLVDVTRPEPPIGQAMVRRPGADVTVVTYGSLVGTAVNTAEDAQRERGWSLEVIDLRSLVPLDFDTVASSIHRTGRCVVMHEGPRSLGYGAGLAARIQEELFYELEAPVLRACGFDTPYPPARLEKWWLPGPDRLLDCVERVLAQP
- the pdhA gene encoding pyruvate dehydrogenase (acetyl-transferring) E1 component subunit alpha — its product is MTVDLEPVQLVAPDGSPTPEDRYSRELPAETLSWLYEMMVVTRELDGEFVNLKRQGELGLFASCHGQEAAQVGAAACLRKTDWLFPQYRELGAFLVRGIPPGHVGAAWRGTWHGGLDFTKKCCAPLSIPIGTQTLHAVGAAMAAQRLGEDSVTMAFLGDGATSVGDVHEALNFAAVFTTPCVFFVQNNQWAISVPISKQTAAPSLAHKAIGYGMPGIRVDGNDVLACYAVTAEAAARARAGGGPTLIEAVTYRLAPHTTSDDPSRYRTQDEVDHWAALEPIARYRNYLQGQGLWSQRLEERVAARAKRMRAELRDAVFDAPDFDIDEVFTSVYAEITPGLQAQRRQLRAELDRSD
- a CDS encoding enoyl-CoA hydratase — encoded protein: MAQSEVIHYHVTNRVALITVNDPDRRNAITAESSAHLRQAVERAEADPDVHAVVVTGAGKAFCAGADLAALGAAGGGAAETGLQQLYDGFMAVGGCRLPTIAAVNGAAVGAGLNLALAADVRIAGPAAVFDARFQKLGLHPGGGATWMLQRAVGPQVARAALLFGMRFDADAAVRHGLALTVADDPVAAALELAAGPAAAPREVVLATKATMRATVSPGSLDNEQHELAMRAELGPQSYSIQSPEFAERLAAAQRR